One stretch of Streptomyces zhihengii DNA includes these proteins:
- the gcvP gene encoding aminomethyl-transferring glycine dehydrogenase yields the protein MTANRTPLTELERGIPFEQRHIGPDAAAQAKMLAQVGYGSLDELTAAAVPDVIKSTEALDLPEALTEAGVLAELRGLADRNQVLAPMIGLGYHGTFTPPVILRNVMENPAWYTAYTPYQPEISQGRLEALLNFQTVVADLAGLPTSGASLLDEGTAAAEAMSLARRVGKVKDGVFLVDADTLPQTIAVIETRAEPTGVEVVVADLTDGIPADIAERGVFGVLLQYPGASGAVRDLRTLIEAAHGLGAVVTVAADLLALTLLTSPGELGADIAVGTTQRFGVPMGFGGPHAGYMAVREKFARSLPGRLVGVSVDADGNKAYRLALQTREQHIRREKATSNICTAQVLLAVMAGMYAVYHGPDGLRAIAERTHRYAAVLADGLRAGGVEVVHGAFFDTVTARVPGRAADVVAAAREGGVNLRLVDADHVSAACDETTGRAQLAAVWAAFGVSADAGELDAAGADALPAGLLRTDDYLTHPVFHQHRSETAMLRYLRRLADRDYALDRGMIPLGSCTMKLNATTEMEPVTWPEFGQIHPFAPVEQAQGYLTLITELEERLAEVTGYDKVSLQPNAGSQGELAGLLAVRAYHRANGDDQRTVCLIPSSAHGTNAASAVMAGMKVVVVKTADDGEIDVEDLRAKIEQYRDELSVLMITYPSTHGVFEEHVADICAQVHDAGGQVYVDGANLNALVGLAKPGRFGGDVSHLNLHKTFCIPHGGGGPGVGPVAVRSHLAPYLPNHPLQPTAGPATGVGPISAAPWGSAGILPISWAYVRLMGGEGLKRATQVAVLAANYIAKRLEPHYPVLYTGPAGLVAHECIVDLRPLSKATGVSVDDIAKRLIDYGFHAPTMSFPVAGTLMIEPTESEDLGELDRFCDTMIAIRAEIEKVASGEWPAEDNPLRNAPHTAAALGGAWDHAYSRDVAVFPAGVSAADKYWPPVRRIDGAFGDRNLVCSCPPLDEYEG from the coding sequence ATGACCGCCAACCGCACTCCGCTGACCGAGCTGGAGCGGGGCATCCCCTTCGAGCAGCGTCACATCGGCCCCGACGCCGCCGCCCAGGCCAAGATGCTCGCCCAGGTGGGCTACGGCTCCCTCGACGAACTCACCGCCGCGGCCGTGCCGGACGTGATCAAGAGCACCGAGGCCCTCGATCTGCCCGAGGCGCTCACCGAGGCCGGCGTCCTCGCCGAGCTGCGCGGGCTCGCCGACCGCAACCAGGTGCTCGCGCCCATGATCGGCCTCGGCTACCACGGCACCTTCACGCCCCCGGTCATCCTGCGCAACGTCATGGAGAACCCGGCCTGGTACACCGCGTACACGCCGTACCAGCCGGAGATCTCGCAGGGCCGGCTGGAGGCGCTGCTGAACTTCCAGACCGTCGTGGCCGACCTCGCCGGGCTGCCCACCTCCGGCGCCTCGCTGCTGGACGAGGGCACCGCCGCGGCCGAGGCCATGTCCCTCGCCCGCCGCGTCGGCAAGGTCAAGGACGGTGTCTTCCTGGTCGACGCCGACACCCTCCCGCAGACGATCGCCGTCATCGAGACCCGCGCCGAGCCGACCGGTGTCGAGGTCGTCGTCGCCGATCTCACCGACGGCATCCCCGCGGACATCGCCGAGCGCGGCGTCTTCGGCGTGCTGCTCCAGTACCCGGGCGCCTCCGGCGCCGTGCGCGACCTGCGGACCCTGATCGAGGCGGCCCACGGGCTCGGCGCCGTCGTCACCGTCGCGGCCGACCTGCTCGCGCTCACCCTGCTCACCTCGCCGGGCGAGCTGGGCGCGGACATCGCCGTCGGCACCACCCAGCGCTTCGGCGTCCCGATGGGCTTCGGCGGCCCGCACGCCGGCTACATGGCCGTGCGCGAGAAGTTCGCCCGCAGCCTGCCCGGCCGCCTCGTCGGCGTCTCCGTCGACGCCGACGGCAACAAGGCCTACCGGCTCGCGCTCCAGACCCGCGAGCAGCACATCCGCCGGGAGAAGGCCACCAGCAACATCTGCACCGCCCAGGTGCTGCTCGCCGTGATGGCCGGCATGTACGCCGTCTACCACGGCCCCGACGGCCTGCGGGCGATCGCCGAGCGTACCCACCGCTACGCCGCCGTCCTCGCCGACGGTCTGCGGGCCGGCGGTGTGGAGGTCGTCCACGGCGCCTTCTTCGACACCGTCACCGCGCGGGTGCCCGGCCGGGCCGCCGACGTGGTGGCCGCGGCCCGTGAGGGCGGCGTCAACCTGCGCCTCGTCGACGCCGACCACGTCTCCGCCGCCTGCGACGAGACCACCGGCCGGGCCCAGCTCGCCGCCGTGTGGGCCGCCTTCGGCGTGAGCGCCGACGCCGGGGAGCTGGACGCGGCGGGCGCCGACGCGCTGCCCGCCGGGCTGCTGCGCACCGACGACTACCTGACCCACCCCGTCTTCCACCAGCACCGTTCCGAGACCGCGATGCTGCGCTACCTGCGCCGTCTCGCCGACCGCGACTACGCGCTGGACCGGGGCATGATCCCGCTCGGCTCCTGCACGATGAAGCTGAACGCCACCACCGAGATGGAGCCGGTCACCTGGCCGGAGTTCGGCCAGATCCACCCCTTCGCCCCGGTGGAGCAGGCGCAGGGCTATCTGACGCTGATCACCGAGCTGGAGGAGCGTCTCGCCGAGGTCACCGGCTACGACAAGGTCTCCCTCCAGCCGAACGCCGGCTCCCAGGGCGAACTCGCCGGCCTGCTCGCGGTGCGCGCCTACCACCGCGCGAACGGCGACGACCAGCGCACCGTCTGCCTGATCCCGTCGTCGGCGCACGGCACCAACGCCGCCAGCGCGGTGATGGCCGGGATGAAGGTCGTCGTCGTGAAGACGGCCGACGACGGCGAGATCGACGTCGAGGACCTGCGGGCGAAGATCGAGCAGTACCGCGACGAGCTCTCGGTGCTGATGATCACCTACCCGTCCACCCACGGTGTGTTCGAGGAGCACGTCGCCGACATCTGCGCGCAGGTGCACGACGCCGGCGGCCAGGTGTACGTGGACGGCGCCAACCTCAACGCGCTGGTCGGGCTCGCGAAGCCGGGCCGGTTCGGCGGCGACGTCTCGCACCTGAACCTGCACAAGACGTTCTGCATCCCGCACGGCGGCGGCGGCCCGGGTGTCGGCCCGGTCGCGGTGCGCTCGCACCTCGCCCCCTACCTGCCCAACCACCCGCTCCAGCCGACGGCGGGGCCCGCGACGGGCGTCGGCCCGATCTCCGCGGCTCCCTGGGGCTCGGCGGGCATCCTGCCGATCTCCTGGGCCTACGTGCGCCTGATGGGCGGCGAGGGGCTCAAGCGCGCCACCCAGGTCGCCGTGCTGGCGGCCAACTACATCGCCAAGCGCCTGGAGCCGCACTACCCCGTGCTCTACACCGGTCCCGCGGGGCTGGTCGCGCACGAGTGCATCGTCGACCTGCGGCCGCTGTCGAAGGCGACCGGGGTCAGCGTCGACGACATCGCCAAGCGTCTGATCGACTACGGCTTCCACGCGCCGACGATGTCGTTCCCGGTGGCGGGCACGCTCATGATCGAGCCGACCGAGAGCGAGGACCTGGGCGAGCTCGACCGTTTCTGCGACACGATGATCGCGATCCGCGCCGAGATCGAGAAGGTCGCGTCGGGCGAGTGGCCCGCCGAGGACAACCCGCTGCGCAACGCGCCCCACACGGCCGCCGCGCTGGGCGGTGCGTGGGACCACGCCTACAGCCGTGACGTCGCGGTCTTCCCGGCCGGGGTGAGCGCCGCGGACAAGTACTGGCCGCCGGTCCGCCGTATCGACGGCGCCTTCGGCGACCGCAACCTCGTCTGCTCCTGCCCGCCGCTGGACGAGTACGAGGGCTGA
- a CDS encoding DUF5999 family protein: MCQHQPACPTADSADREAARLVAHHPEQGWSLLCNGVLLFEDTGELLPDGQVIAPRRPLEAGHVVTAA; the protein is encoded by the coding sequence ATGTGCCAGCACCAGCCAGCGTGTCCGACAGCCGACTCCGCCGACCGTGAGGCGGCCCGCCTGGTGGCCCACCACCCGGAACAGGGCTGGAGCCTTCTGTGCAACGGGGTGCTCCTCTTCGAGGACACGGGCGAGCTGCTGCCCGACGGCCAGGTCATCGCGCCGCGGCGCCCGCTGGAGGCGGGTCACGTGGTGACGGCGGCGTAG